One genomic segment of Tachyglossus aculeatus isolate mTacAcu1 chromosome 17, mTacAcu1.pri, whole genome shotgun sequence includes these proteins:
- the SLITRK5 gene encoding SLIT and NTRK-like protein 5 isoform X1, giving the protein MRCLPETLLGGKMYACCSAVTLEQDLNRKMHIWILQTLAFALTSLVLSWAETIDYYGEICDNACPCEEKDGILTVSCENRGIISLSEISPPRFPAYHLLLSGNLLNRLYPNEFLNYTGASILHLGSNVIQDIETGAFHGLRGLRRLHLNNNKLELLRDDTFLGLESLEYLQVDYNYISAVEPNAFGKLQLLQVLILNDNLLSSLPNNLFRFVPLTHLDLRGNRLKLLPYGGLLQHMDKVVELQLEENPWNCSCELISLKDWLDSISYSALVGDVVCETPFRLHGRDLDEVSKQELCPRKLISDYEMRPQAPLSTTGYSHTTPASVNSVATSSSAVYKPPPRPPKGTRQPNKPRARPTSRQASRDPGYSNYGPSIAYQTKSPVPLECPTACSCNLQISDLGLNVNCQEREIESIAELRPKPYNPKKMYLTENYIAVVRRADFLEATGLDLLHLGNNRISVIQDRAFGDLASLRRLYLNGNLIERLGPELFYGLRSLQYLFLQNNLIREVQPGTFDPVPNLQLLFLNNNFLQSLPAGVFSGVTLFRLSLRSNRFPFLPVSGLLDQLSSLVQIDLHDNPWDCTCDVVGMKLWVERLKVGVLVDEVICRAPQKFAETSMLSIKSDLLCPDYSDAAVSTPAPSSAQAPVRSTPAPSPTGPPNGTGATAEGDGDGGGPSSSSVPLSVLILSLLLVFIMSVFVAAGLFVLVMKRRKKSQSDHTSANNSDVSSFNMQYSVYSGGGGHHHHHHHHHHHSHPHPRGPALPKVKTPAGHVYEYIPHPLGHMCKNPIYRSREGNSVEDYKDLHELKVTYSSGNHHLQLQQQQQQQQQQQQQQQQQQSQPQLQAQHGEEERRESHHLRTPAYSVSTIEPREELLTPVQDADRFYRGILEPDKHSSSTTATTTPGNNLPEYPKFPCGPAAYTFSPNYDLRRPQQYLHPGAMGESRLRETVLFNPPSTVYVEPNRNEYLELKAKLNVEPDYLEVLEKQTTFSQF; this is encoded by the exons ATGAGATGTTTGCCCGAGACCCTCTTAG GAGGTAAAATGTACGCTTGCTGCTCCGCGGTAACCCTGGAACAGGACCTCAACAGAAAAATGCATATCTGGATCCTGCAGACCCTAGCATTTGCTTTAACGTCTCTCGTCCTTTCGTGGGCAGAAACCATCGATTACTATGGGGAAATCTGTGACAACGCGTGTCCTTGCGAGGAGAAGGATGGCATCTTAACGGTGAGCTGTGAAAACAGGGGGATTATCAGCCTCTCTGAGATCAGCCCTCCGCGGTTTCCGGCCTACCACCTCTTGCTGTCTGGAAATCTTCTGAACCGGCTCTATCCCAACGAGTTTCTCAACTACACCGGAGCCTCTATCCTGCACCTGGGGAGCAATGTCATCCAGGACATCGAGACGGGGGCCTTTCATGGACTTCGGGGCTTGAGGAGACTGCACCTGAACAACAATAAGCTGGAACTGCTCCGTGATGACACCTTCCTTGGATTGGAGAGTCTGGAGTATCTACAGGTCGATTACAATTACATCAGTGCCGTTGAACCCAACGCGTTCGGCAAACTGCAGTTGCTTCAGGTACTGATCCTCAATGACAACCTCCTGTCGAGTTTACCCAACAACCTTTTCCGTTTTGTGCCCTTAACGCATCTGGATTTGAGGGGCAACCGCCTCAAGCTGCTACCCTACGGGGGCCTGCTGCAGCACATGgataaagtggtggagctgcagcTGGAAGAAAACCCCTGGAACTGTTCCTGTGAGTTGATCTCCCTGAAAGATTGGCTGGACAGCATCTCGTACTCCGCGCTGGTGGGGGACGTGGTTTGCGAGACCCCCTTCCGGCTCCACGGGCGGGACCTGGACGAGGTCTCGAAGCAGGAGCTCTGCCCGCGGAAACTCATCTCGGACTACGAAATGAGGCCGCAGGCTCCGCTGAGCACGACGGGCTACTCCCACACCACCCCGGCCTCGGTCAACTCCgtggccacctcctcctccgccgTTTACAAGCCGCCCCCGAGGCCGCCCAAGGGGACGCGCCAGCCTAACAAGCCCCGGGCCCGCCCCACGTCGCGCCAGGCTTCCAGGGACCCGGGCTACAGCAACTACGGCCCCAGCATCGCCTACCAGACCAAATCTCCGGTGCCTTTGGAGTGTCCCACCGCCTGCTCCTGCAACCTGCAGATCTCCGACCTGGGTCTCAACGTCAACTGCCAGGAGCGAGAGATCGAGAGCATCGCCGAGCTGCGACCCAAGCCCTACAACCCCAAGAAGATGTACCTGACGGAGAACTACATCGCCGTGGTGCGCAGGGCCGACTTCCTGGAGGCCACTGGGCTGGACCTGCTGCACCTGGGGAACAACCGCATTTCTGTGATTCAGGACCGTGCCTTCGGGGACCTCGCCAGCCTGCGGCGCCTCTACCTGAACGGGAACCTGATCGAGCGGCTGGGTCCGGAGCTGTTCTACGGCCTGCGGAGCCTGCAGTACCTCTTCCTCCAGAACAACCTCATCCGGGAGGTCCAGCCGGGAACCTTTGACCCCGTTCCCAACCTGCAGCTCTTGTTTCTGAACAACAACTTCCTGCAGTCCTTGCCCGCCGGGGTCTTCTCCGGGGTGACCCTCTTCAGGTTGAGCCTGAGAAGCAACCGCTTCCCCTTCCTGCCCGTCAGTGGCCTGCTGGACCAGCTTTCGTCCCTGGTCCAGATCGACCTCCACGACAACCCGTGGGATTGCACCTGCGACGTGGTGGGCATGAAGCTCTGGGTGGAGCGTCTCAAAGTGGGGGTCCTGGTCGACGAGGTCATCTGCAGGGCCCCCCAGAAGTTTGCCGAGACCAGCATGCTGTCCATCAAGTCGGACCTCCTGTGTCCCGACTACTCCGATGCGGCGGTCTCGActccggccccctcctccgcGCAGGCCCCCGTCCGGtccaccccggccccctcccccaccgggCCCCCCAATGGCACCGGGGCCACGGCCGAAGGCGACGGCGACGGTggcggcccctcctcctcctcggtgcCCCTTTCGGTGCTGATACTCAGCCTCCTGCTGGTCTTCATCATGTCGGTCTTCGTGGCCGCCGGCCTGTTCGTGCtggtgatgaagaggaggaagaagagccagaGCGACCACACCAGTGCCAACAACTCGGATGTGAGCTCCTTCAATATGCAGTACAGCGTGTACAGCGGTGGCGGcggccaccatcaccaccaccaccaccaccaccaccactcgcATCCCCATCCCCGGGGCCCCGCCCTCCCCAAGGTGAAGACCCCGGCCGGCCACGTGTACGAATACATCCCCCACCCCCTGGGCCACATGTGTAAAAACCCCATCTACCGTTCCCGGGAGGGCAACTCGGTGGAGGATTACAAAGACTTGCATGAACTCAAGGTCACCTACAGCAGCGGTAACCATCACCTGCAgctgcaacagcagcagcagcaacagcagcagcagcagcagcaacagcagcagcagcagtcgcAGCCCCAGTTGCAGGCccagcatggggaggaggagaggcgggaAAGCCATCACTTGCGCACCCCGGCCTATAGCGTCAGCACCATCGAGCCACGGGAGGAGCTGTTGACCCCCGTGCAAGATGCCGATCGTTTTTACAGAGGCATTTTGGAGCCCGATAaacactcctcctccaccaccgccaccaccacccctGGCAATAACCTCCCGGAATATCCCAAGTTCCCCTGTGGCCCCGCTGCCTACACCTTCTCCCCCAACTATGACCTTAGGCGCCCCCAACAGTACTTGCACCCTGGGGCCATGGGGGAGAGCAGGCTACGGGAAACTGTGCTCTTCAACCCCCCGAGTACTGTCTATGTGGAACCCAACAGGAACGAGTATCTGGAATTAAAAGCAAAACTGAACGTTGAGCCGGACTACCTCGAAGTACTGGAAAAACAGACCACATTTAGTCAGTTTTGA
- the SLITRK5 gene encoding SLIT and NTRK-like protein 5 isoform X2 translates to MYACCSAVTLEQDLNRKMHIWILQTLAFALTSLVLSWAETIDYYGEICDNACPCEEKDGILTVSCENRGIISLSEISPPRFPAYHLLLSGNLLNRLYPNEFLNYTGASILHLGSNVIQDIETGAFHGLRGLRRLHLNNNKLELLRDDTFLGLESLEYLQVDYNYISAVEPNAFGKLQLLQVLILNDNLLSSLPNNLFRFVPLTHLDLRGNRLKLLPYGGLLQHMDKVVELQLEENPWNCSCELISLKDWLDSISYSALVGDVVCETPFRLHGRDLDEVSKQELCPRKLISDYEMRPQAPLSTTGYSHTTPASVNSVATSSSAVYKPPPRPPKGTRQPNKPRARPTSRQASRDPGYSNYGPSIAYQTKSPVPLECPTACSCNLQISDLGLNVNCQEREIESIAELRPKPYNPKKMYLTENYIAVVRRADFLEATGLDLLHLGNNRISVIQDRAFGDLASLRRLYLNGNLIERLGPELFYGLRSLQYLFLQNNLIREVQPGTFDPVPNLQLLFLNNNFLQSLPAGVFSGVTLFRLSLRSNRFPFLPVSGLLDQLSSLVQIDLHDNPWDCTCDVVGMKLWVERLKVGVLVDEVICRAPQKFAETSMLSIKSDLLCPDYSDAAVSTPAPSSAQAPVRSTPAPSPTGPPNGTGATAEGDGDGGGPSSSSVPLSVLILSLLLVFIMSVFVAAGLFVLVMKRRKKSQSDHTSANNSDVSSFNMQYSVYSGGGGHHHHHHHHHHHSHPHPRGPALPKVKTPAGHVYEYIPHPLGHMCKNPIYRSREGNSVEDYKDLHELKVTYSSGNHHLQLQQQQQQQQQQQQQQQQQQSQPQLQAQHGEEERRESHHLRTPAYSVSTIEPREELLTPVQDADRFYRGILEPDKHSSSTTATTTPGNNLPEYPKFPCGPAAYTFSPNYDLRRPQQYLHPGAMGESRLRETVLFNPPSTVYVEPNRNEYLELKAKLNVEPDYLEVLEKQTTFSQF, encoded by the coding sequence ATGTACGCTTGCTGCTCCGCGGTAACCCTGGAACAGGACCTCAACAGAAAAATGCATATCTGGATCCTGCAGACCCTAGCATTTGCTTTAACGTCTCTCGTCCTTTCGTGGGCAGAAACCATCGATTACTATGGGGAAATCTGTGACAACGCGTGTCCTTGCGAGGAGAAGGATGGCATCTTAACGGTGAGCTGTGAAAACAGGGGGATTATCAGCCTCTCTGAGATCAGCCCTCCGCGGTTTCCGGCCTACCACCTCTTGCTGTCTGGAAATCTTCTGAACCGGCTCTATCCCAACGAGTTTCTCAACTACACCGGAGCCTCTATCCTGCACCTGGGGAGCAATGTCATCCAGGACATCGAGACGGGGGCCTTTCATGGACTTCGGGGCTTGAGGAGACTGCACCTGAACAACAATAAGCTGGAACTGCTCCGTGATGACACCTTCCTTGGATTGGAGAGTCTGGAGTATCTACAGGTCGATTACAATTACATCAGTGCCGTTGAACCCAACGCGTTCGGCAAACTGCAGTTGCTTCAGGTACTGATCCTCAATGACAACCTCCTGTCGAGTTTACCCAACAACCTTTTCCGTTTTGTGCCCTTAACGCATCTGGATTTGAGGGGCAACCGCCTCAAGCTGCTACCCTACGGGGGCCTGCTGCAGCACATGgataaagtggtggagctgcagcTGGAAGAAAACCCCTGGAACTGTTCCTGTGAGTTGATCTCCCTGAAAGATTGGCTGGACAGCATCTCGTACTCCGCGCTGGTGGGGGACGTGGTTTGCGAGACCCCCTTCCGGCTCCACGGGCGGGACCTGGACGAGGTCTCGAAGCAGGAGCTCTGCCCGCGGAAACTCATCTCGGACTACGAAATGAGGCCGCAGGCTCCGCTGAGCACGACGGGCTACTCCCACACCACCCCGGCCTCGGTCAACTCCgtggccacctcctcctccgccgTTTACAAGCCGCCCCCGAGGCCGCCCAAGGGGACGCGCCAGCCTAACAAGCCCCGGGCCCGCCCCACGTCGCGCCAGGCTTCCAGGGACCCGGGCTACAGCAACTACGGCCCCAGCATCGCCTACCAGACCAAATCTCCGGTGCCTTTGGAGTGTCCCACCGCCTGCTCCTGCAACCTGCAGATCTCCGACCTGGGTCTCAACGTCAACTGCCAGGAGCGAGAGATCGAGAGCATCGCCGAGCTGCGACCCAAGCCCTACAACCCCAAGAAGATGTACCTGACGGAGAACTACATCGCCGTGGTGCGCAGGGCCGACTTCCTGGAGGCCACTGGGCTGGACCTGCTGCACCTGGGGAACAACCGCATTTCTGTGATTCAGGACCGTGCCTTCGGGGACCTCGCCAGCCTGCGGCGCCTCTACCTGAACGGGAACCTGATCGAGCGGCTGGGTCCGGAGCTGTTCTACGGCCTGCGGAGCCTGCAGTACCTCTTCCTCCAGAACAACCTCATCCGGGAGGTCCAGCCGGGAACCTTTGACCCCGTTCCCAACCTGCAGCTCTTGTTTCTGAACAACAACTTCCTGCAGTCCTTGCCCGCCGGGGTCTTCTCCGGGGTGACCCTCTTCAGGTTGAGCCTGAGAAGCAACCGCTTCCCCTTCCTGCCCGTCAGTGGCCTGCTGGACCAGCTTTCGTCCCTGGTCCAGATCGACCTCCACGACAACCCGTGGGATTGCACCTGCGACGTGGTGGGCATGAAGCTCTGGGTGGAGCGTCTCAAAGTGGGGGTCCTGGTCGACGAGGTCATCTGCAGGGCCCCCCAGAAGTTTGCCGAGACCAGCATGCTGTCCATCAAGTCGGACCTCCTGTGTCCCGACTACTCCGATGCGGCGGTCTCGActccggccccctcctccgcGCAGGCCCCCGTCCGGtccaccccggccccctcccccaccgggCCCCCCAATGGCACCGGGGCCACGGCCGAAGGCGACGGCGACGGTggcggcccctcctcctcctcggtgcCCCTTTCGGTGCTGATACTCAGCCTCCTGCTGGTCTTCATCATGTCGGTCTTCGTGGCCGCCGGCCTGTTCGTGCtggtgatgaagaggaggaagaagagccagaGCGACCACACCAGTGCCAACAACTCGGATGTGAGCTCCTTCAATATGCAGTACAGCGTGTACAGCGGTGGCGGcggccaccatcaccaccaccaccaccaccaccaccactcgcATCCCCATCCCCGGGGCCCCGCCCTCCCCAAGGTGAAGACCCCGGCCGGCCACGTGTACGAATACATCCCCCACCCCCTGGGCCACATGTGTAAAAACCCCATCTACCGTTCCCGGGAGGGCAACTCGGTGGAGGATTACAAAGACTTGCATGAACTCAAGGTCACCTACAGCAGCGGTAACCATCACCTGCAgctgcaacagcagcagcagcaacagcagcagcagcagcagcaacagcagcagcagcagtcgcAGCCCCAGTTGCAGGCccagcatggggaggaggagaggcgggaAAGCCATCACTTGCGCACCCCGGCCTATAGCGTCAGCACCATCGAGCCACGGGAGGAGCTGTTGACCCCCGTGCAAGATGCCGATCGTTTTTACAGAGGCATTTTGGAGCCCGATAaacactcctcctccaccaccgccaccaccacccctGGCAATAACCTCCCGGAATATCCCAAGTTCCCCTGTGGCCCCGCTGCCTACACCTTCTCCCCCAACTATGACCTTAGGCGCCCCCAACAGTACTTGCACCCTGGGGCCATGGGGGAGAGCAGGCTACGGGAAACTGTGCTCTTCAACCCCCCGAGTACTGTCTATGTGGAACCCAACAGGAACGAGTATCTGGAATTAAAAGCAAAACTGAACGTTGAGCCGGACTACCTCGAAGTACTGGAAAAACAGACCACATTTAGTCAGTTTTGA